In Spirochaetota bacterium, a single genomic region encodes these proteins:
- the lepB gene encoding signal peptidase I, which produces MLQFLAFNKQNTDTIQIHVMSNAMIAKLMLKRIGYLILLIYSTIFLAVAIPFNWTYAIGGFLCSVFLLRIINDIIKWRKFKNAVLTASPSGISIQTQNENYHFNAKDITYLEVNPFSNLVIRERYRSLGFPLMLISNDDREKLLQYFYDMSPKRTVMFKKTWEMFDAILVAFILAMHIRQYIIQAYYIPTGSMEDTLLVGDHLLAEKITYGPTIPQMLGMKRPIHLSFLSIRPVKRGDIIIFRPPNEEEKDFIKRCIAVEGDEVHIEDGAVWINGVKLDEPYVKGVTSYRGFSEKRIEGVVPKGMIVAMGDNRENSYDSRGFGYVPLDRIKGKAFILYWNTDNIKNLDFSRLGIIK; this is translated from the coding sequence ATGTTACAGTTTTTAGCTTTCAATAAACAAAATACTGATACAATTCAAATTCATGTTATGAGCAATGCAATGATTGCAAAGCTCATGTTGAAACGAATAGGATATTTAATACTATTAATTTATTCAACTATTTTTTTGGCTGTTGCCATTCCTTTTAATTGGACCTATGCCATTGGTGGTTTCTTGTGCAGTGTGTTTCTGCTCAGGATTATTAATGATATAATAAAATGGCGTAAATTTAAAAATGCTGTGTTAACTGCCTCACCATCAGGTATAAGTATTCAGACACAAAATGAAAATTATCACTTTAATGCCAAAGATATAACTTACCTTGAAGTTAACCCATTCAGTAATTTAGTTATACGGGAACGTTACCGCAGTTTAGGGTTTCCACTTATGCTTATAAGCAATGATGACAGAGAAAAACTCTTGCAATACTTCTATGATATGTCGCCCAAACGTACTGTAATGTTTAAAAAAACATGGGAGATGTTTGATGCGATACTTGTTGCATTTATCCTTGCGATGCATATTCGGCAATATATAATTCAGGCATACTATATCCCTACAGGTTCTATGGAAGATACATTGCTGGTTGGAGACCATTTATTAGCAGAAAAGATAACCTATGGACCAACTATCCCACAAATGCTTGGCATGAAAAGGCCTATACACCTCTCTTTTTTAAGCATACGACCTGTAAAGCGTGGTGATATCATTATATTCCGGCCTCCCAACGAGGAAGAAAAAGATTTTATAAAGCGTTGTATTGCTGTAGAGGGCGATGAGGTACATATTGAAGATGGTGCCGTGTGGATTAATGGGGTTAAATTGGATGAACCGTATGTAAAAGGGGTTACTTCATATAGAGGATTCAGTGAAAAGCGAATTGAAGGAGTTGTTCCCAAAGGAATGATTGTGGCTATGGGTGATAACAGGGAAAATTCCTATGATAGCCGTGGTTTTGGGTATGTGCCTTTGGACAGGATAAAAGGGAAAGCATTCATTCTGTACTGGAATACAGATAATATTAAAAATCTGGACTTTTCCCGGCTTGGCATCATCAAATAA
- a CDS encoding helicase-associated domain-containing protein, with protein MRTLLQHIESLEKKDRIFLASLLGFQDPKKATVKEIASRMSSHVGIELIFSQCNSDEISILQILAENDVHFRDIEHNLRIPIYQIEKIAQLLKNKSVVYILKNRQLLSNKLDKICLYSELRQLLNPINATTLREYSNEIIKHIATKKSHQINHVHLSANALQFLHQCIQRGCIVSVKYAIKILGISKAQSILNELLIHRCIGIYHVLSSSFTGVIIVNPDFIQIKYDKRSITVHNHYMALIAMLKAHDCISAKGLFFTQEGNLRKSDIDTITKTVHTLSIQTTGKPLPTVQITQLALYLLSITNSLSISSTNVNCSLKHLSKLLFTPHQIVQMIVHAAGKDIHPLFPNPFPVHNDVIKTILRIIKKNSNYTLDDYIYILFLDSLPDNYPERISQIDDYYENTRINIINAINFLCAIGVIEVINNTITLSDIGKNIFQQDQKSHQVHAPSVYINPDFSLVIPYHEMPSEVSYILMAFTEISSTDVTVHAKISKIAILNAIKRGMNPDIFISVLQQYAKNQLPQNIQFQLNEWIERTPSVTIKRGIILYSDKKDFIDELSHSLPKGVIIERIGENHILIDETALDTVIKIVQKKEVVISIQLNKE; from the coding sequence ATGAGAACATTATTACAACATATTGAATCATTAGAAAAAAAAGATAGGATTTTTCTTGCCTCTTTGCTTGGATTTCAAGATCCTAAAAAAGCAACAGTTAAAGAAATTGCTTCTCGTATGTCAAGCCATGTTGGAATTGAACTAATTTTTTCTCAATGTAATTCAGACGAAATTTCTATACTGCAGATTCTGGCAGAAAATGATGTACATTTCAGGGACATTGAACACAACCTTCGTATTCCGATATACCAAATTGAAAAAATAGCCCAATTATTAAAAAATAAATCAGTAGTATACATCCTGAAAAATCGACAGCTACTATCTAATAAATTAGACAAAATATGCTTATATAGTGAACTACGCCAGCTACTAAACCCAATTAATGCCACAACATTACGTGAATACTCCAACGAAATAATAAAACACATCGCCACAAAGAAATCACATCAAATCAATCATGTCCATTTAAGTGCAAATGCGTTACAATTTCTACACCAATGTATACAGCGGGGATGCATAGTTTCTGTGAAATATGCCATAAAGATTCTTGGTATTAGTAAAGCCCAAAGTATTCTTAATGAATTATTGATACACCGGTGCATCGGGATATATCATGTGTTATCTTCTTCTTTTACAGGTGTGATAATAGTTAACCCAGATTTTATTCAAATAAAATACGATAAGAGAAGCATCACTGTGCATAATCATTACATGGCATTAATTGCAATGTTAAAAGCTCATGACTGTATATCAGCAAAAGGGCTTTTTTTTACTCAGGAAGGCAATTTACGAAAATCCGATATTGATACTATTACAAAGACAGTGCATACATTATCAATCCAAACAACAGGCAAGCCATTACCTACAGTACAAATTACACAATTAGCATTATACCTGTTATCCATAACCAATTCTTTATCAATTTCATCAACCAATGTTAATTGTTCGCTCAAACATTTAAGCAAGCTTCTGTTTACCCCACATCAGATAGTACAGATGATTGTGCATGCAGCAGGAAAAGATATACATCCATTATTCCCCAATCCTTTCCCTGTACATAACGATGTGATAAAGACTATTCTGCGTATTATTAAAAAAAATAGTAATTATACCCTAGATGATTACATATATATATTATTTCTGGATTCACTACCGGACAATTATCCTGAAAGGATATCACAAATTGATGACTACTATGAAAACACCAGGATCAATATAATTAACGCAATAAATTTTCTTTGTGCTATTGGCGTGATAGAAGTGATTAACAATACAATTACACTAAGTGATATTGGGAAAAATATATTTCAGCAAGATCAAAAATCACACCAGGTACACGCTCCATCAGTATATATCAATCCCGACTTTTCACTTGTAATTCCCTATCATGAAATGCCATCGGAAGTTTCATATATCCTTATGGCATTTACCGAAATTTCATCAACTGATGTTACAGTTCATGCAAAAATTTCAAAAATAGCCATTCTCAATGCTATTAAACGTGGCATGAACCCTGACATATTTATTTCAGTTTTACAACAATATGCAAAAAATCAACTTCCACAGAATATACAATTTCAGCTTAATGAGTGGATTGAACGTACACCATCAGTAACCATTAAACGAGGAATCATCCTTTATTCAGACAAAAAGGACTTTATTGATGAGCTGTCGCATAGCCTTCCCAAAGGTGTAATAATTGAAAGGATTGGTGAAAACCATATATTAATTGATGAAACTGCTCTGGATACTGTTATAAAGATAGTACAAAAGAAAGAAGTAGTAATATCAATTCAGCTGAATAAAGAATGA